A single window of Salvia splendens isolate huo1 chromosome 6, SspV2, whole genome shotgun sequence DNA harbors:
- the LOC121807057 gene encoding uncharacterized protein LOC121807057 isoform X1, translated as MRIVNNLRKSISSVGYSEFNKHICNFEKVPVSFFHGNLRRYSGSSSLESFSSKTHDFNQSSGVQHWFKNWQHLRKNKLTASTFALAIGFWPRGRARLWLEKLGTIEPFSGNLATCWSNINEEVALEKYKLLTGNTVSYPEFQVYGENPVDNWLAASPDGATDSYIYGLPSHGVLEIKCPFFGGEMSKAEPWKRVPLHYIPQAQGLMEIFDRDWMDMYVWTLNGSSLLRIHRNLEYWDTMKIALSDFWWKHVQPAQEICNRTVITNPLIELRSLRPSPKHKLHRRIVYESKLIADNSELLWWENDRRFRN; from the exons ATGCGAATTG TGAATAATTTGAGAAAATCTATTTCTTCTGTTGGATATTCTGAATTTAACAAGCATATATGCAACTTTGAGAAGGTTCCAGTTTCTTTTTTCCACGGAAACTTGAGGAGGTACAGTGGCAGTTCGAGTCTTGAAAGTTTTTCTAGTAAAACTCATGATTTTAATCAATCTAGTGGAGTTCAGCATTGGTTCAAGAATTGGCAAcacttgagaaagaataaacTAACAGCAAGTACTTTTGCTTTGGCAATTGGTTTCTGGCCTCGTGGACGGGCTAGATTATGGCTAGAGAAACTTGGAACAATCGAGCCATTCTCAGGTAATTTAGCAACTTGTTGGAGCAACATTAATGAAGAGGTGGCGCTTGAAAAATATAAGCTGTTAACTGGAAATACAGTATCGTATCCTGAATTCCAAGTGTATGGAGAGAACCCTGTCGATAATTGGCTTGCTGCTTCCCCCGATGGAGCTACTGACAGTTATATATATGGATTGCCCAGCCATGGGGTTCTTGAAATTAAATGCCCATTCTTTGGTGGTGAAATGAGCAAAGCAGAGCCATGGAAACGAGTACCACTGCATTATATCCCCCAAGCTCAAGGCTTGATGGAGATATTTGATCGAGATTGGATGGACATGTATGTCTGGACACTCAACGGCAGCAGTTTGTTAAGGATACACCGCAATTTGGAATATTGGGACACTATGAAGATAGCGTTGTCTGATTTCTGGTGGAAGCATGTCCAACCAGCACAAGAGATTTGCAATAGAACAGTGATCACAAATCCACTGATTGAACTAAGGTCATTGAGACCATCCCCTAAGCATAAATTACATCGTCGCATTGTGTATGAGAGCAAACTTATTGCCGACAACTCCGAGCTCTTGTGGTGGGAGAATGATAGAAGATTTCGGAATTGA
- the LOC121807057 gene encoding uncharacterized protein LOC121807057 isoform X2, with protein MNNLRKSISSVGYSEFNKHICNFEKVPVSFFHGNLRRYSGSSSLESFSSKTHDFNQSSGVQHWFKNWQHLRKNKLTASTFALAIGFWPRGRARLWLEKLGTIEPFSGNLATCWSNINEEVALEKYKLLTGNTVSYPEFQVYGENPVDNWLAASPDGATDSYIYGLPSHGVLEIKCPFFGGEMSKAEPWKRVPLHYIPQAQGLMEIFDRDWMDMYVWTLNGSSLLRIHRNLEYWDTMKIALSDFWWKHVQPAQEICNRTVITNPLIELRSLRPSPKHKLHRRIVYESKLIADNSELLWWENDRRFRN; from the exons A TGAATAATTTGAGAAAATCTATTTCTTCTGTTGGATATTCTGAATTTAACAAGCATATATGCAACTTTGAGAAGGTTCCAGTTTCTTTTTTCCACGGAAACTTGAGGAGGTACAGTGGCAGTTCGAGTCTTGAAAGTTTTTCTAGTAAAACTCATGATTTTAATCAATCTAGTGGAGTTCAGCATTGGTTCAAGAATTGGCAAcacttgagaaagaataaacTAACAGCAAGTACTTTTGCTTTGGCAATTGGTTTCTGGCCTCGTGGACGGGCTAGATTATGGCTAGAGAAACTTGGAACAATCGAGCCATTCTCAGGTAATTTAGCAACTTGTTGGAGCAACATTAATGAAGAGGTGGCGCTTGAAAAATATAAGCTGTTAACTGGAAATACAGTATCGTATCCTGAATTCCAAGTGTATGGAGAGAACCCTGTCGATAATTGGCTTGCTGCTTCCCCCGATGGAGCTACTGACAGTTATATATATGGATTGCCCAGCCATGGGGTTCTTGAAATTAAATGCCCATTCTTTGGTGGTGAAATGAGCAAAGCAGAGCCATGGAAACGAGTACCACTGCATTATATCCCCCAAGCTCAAGGCTTGATGGAGATATTTGATCGAGATTGGATGGACATGTATGTCTGGACACTCAACGGCAGCAGTTTGTTAAGGATACACCGCAATTTGGAATATTGGGACACTATGAAGATAGCGTTGTCTGATTTCTGGTGGAAGCATGTCCAACCAGCACAAGAGATTTGCAATAGAACAGTGATCACAAATCCACTGATTGAACTAAGGTCATTGAGACCATCCCCTAAGCATAAATTACATCGTCGCATTGTGTATGAGAGCAAACTTATTGCCGACAACTCCGAGCTCTTGTGGTGGGAGAATGATAGAAGATTTCGGAATTGA
- the LOC121808232 gene encoding protein TIC 21, chloroplastic-like — MQTLLRPASRSGLAPPPPFKAAVSSDVSRHFLRFNTSPFPHSSLSSLKFLQSLSPPYIILNNHTAKTLASAPTPTPTAAAYTSPSDESEKAKLAQVSKRLEKTSRYFKRLGSFGFWGQLVCTVVAAVILSFSVVITGKITSPPTFYATAGGIAAAFISVFWSFGYIQLSDRLRKTATDPSKAPPRADVVRSLQNGIGVNVLGIGAAILGMQATVGLLVAKALTTSATPYYQGIAPGNSPVLALDVFLVQASANTIMSHFIGLVCSLELLRSVTLPSSETVLIPKIA, encoded by the exons ATGCAAACTCTTCTTCGGCCGGCATCTCGCTCCGGCCTCGCACCACCTCCGCCCTTCAAGGCGGCGGTATCGTCTGATGTCTCCCGTCATTTTCTCCGATTCAACACCTCCCCCTTTCCTCATTCATCTCTTTCTTCTTTGAAGTTTCTCCAGAGTTTATCCCCACCTTACATAATTCTCAATAATCACACTGCCAAAACCCTAGCTTCCGCTCCCACTCCCACTCCCACTGCTGCTGCCTATACTTCTCCAAGTGATGAATCTGAAAAAGCCAAACTCGCTcag GTTTCGAAGAGATTGGAGAAAACTTCAAGGTACTTCAAGAGATTGGGAAGTTTTGGATTTTGGGGGCAACTGGTTTGCACAGTTGTGGCAGCTGTTATCCTTTCATTTTCTGTTGTCATTACTGGGAAAATCACATCACCTCCTACCTTTTATGCAACTGCTGGTGGTATTGCTGCTGCCTTCATTTCTGTGTTTTGGTCATTTGGGTATATTCAATTATCTGATAGACTTCGAAAGACAGCCACTGATCCTTCAAAG GCGCCTCCTCGTGCTGATGTTGTGAGAAGTCTGCAAAACGGCATAGGCGTAAATGTCTTGGGCATAGGTGCTGCTATACTTGGCATGCAAGCGACAGTAGGCCTGTTGGTGGCTAAAGCTCTTACCACTTCAGCTACTCCTTATTATCAGGGTATTGCCCCTGGGAACAGCCCGGTTCTTGCCTTGGATGTGTTCTTGGTGCAG GCATCTGCAAACACCATAATGTCACATTTTATCGGACTAGTATGCTCGCTGGAGCTATTGCGCTCCGTCACCTTGCCATCTTCAGAAACCGTTCTCATCCCAAAGATCGCCTAA